One genomic region from Solwaraspora sp. WMMD792 encodes:
- the era gene encoding GTPase Era yields the protein MSRRGSAPPETFRAGFACFVGRPNAGKSTLTNAIVGQKIAITSSKPQTTRHVIRGVLHQPQSQLVLVDTPGLHRPRTLLGERLNDLVRQTWSEVDVIGLCIPANEPIGRGDRFITGEIAELKATVLAVVTKTDLVDRGRLAEQLLAVSELGDFADVVPVSAATGHQVQTLVEVMTGHLPESPRLYPDDMLTDEPEQVLIGELIREAALEGVRDELPHSIAVIVEEMLPEDSLIRIYADIYVERPSQKAIVIGAGGSRLRDVGTRSRKEIEELLGSRVYLDLHVRVAKDWQRDPRQLRKLGF from the coding sequence GTGAGCCGGCGCGGGTCGGCTCCGCCGGAGACCTTCCGGGCGGGCTTCGCCTGTTTCGTCGGCCGCCCGAACGCCGGAAAGTCGACCCTGACCAACGCGATCGTCGGGCAGAAAATCGCGATCACCTCCAGTAAGCCGCAGACCACCCGGCACGTGATCCGGGGCGTACTGCACCAGCCGCAGTCGCAACTTGTCCTGGTCGACACCCCGGGGCTGCACCGGCCGCGGACGCTGCTCGGCGAACGCCTCAACGACCTGGTCCGCCAGACCTGGAGTGAGGTCGACGTGATCGGGCTGTGCATACCGGCCAACGAGCCGATCGGCCGGGGCGACCGGTTCATCACCGGGGAGATCGCCGAGCTCAAAGCGACGGTGCTGGCGGTGGTCACCAAGACCGACCTGGTCGACCGGGGCCGACTCGCCGAGCAGCTGCTCGCGGTCAGCGAGCTGGGCGACTTCGCCGACGTGGTGCCGGTCAGCGCCGCCACCGGCCACCAGGTGCAGACCCTGGTCGAGGTGATGACCGGCCACCTGCCCGAATCTCCCCGGCTCTACCCGGACGACATGCTCACCGACGAGCCCGAGCAGGTGCTGATCGGCGAGCTGATCCGGGAGGCCGCGCTGGAAGGCGTACGGGACGAGCTGCCGCACTCGATCGCGGTGATCGTCGAGGAGATGCTCCCGGAGGATTCGCTGATCCGGATATATGCCGACATCTACGTTGAGCGGCCGAGTCAGAAGGCGATCGTCATCGGCGCCGGCGGCAGCCGGCTGCGCGACGTCGGCACCCGCTCCCGCAAGGAGATCGAGGAACTGCTCGGCAGCCGGGTCTACCTCGATCTGCACGTGCGGGTCGCCAAGGACTGGCAGCGCGACCCCCGGCAGCTGCGCAAGCTGGGCTTCTGA
- a CDS encoding cytidine deaminase: MPESPSATPAGSEPEPQISAEDSKLVVLARSARARIGAAEGAAVRDQDGRTYAGANVALPSLTLTALQLAVASAVASGATRLEAAAVVTEASTLDGAGHAVVRDLATDAPVHVAAPDGKLLGTVRQ; this comes from the coding sequence ATGCCTGAGTCGCCGTCGGCCACGCCGGCCGGGTCGGAGCCGGAGCCGCAGATCAGCGCCGAGGACAGCAAGCTGGTCGTGCTGGCCCGCAGCGCCCGGGCCCGGATCGGGGCGGCCGAGGGCGCCGCCGTGCGGGACCAGGACGGTCGCACCTACGCCGGGGCGAACGTCGCGTTGCCGTCGTTGACGCTGACCGCGTTGCAGCTGGCGGTCGCGTCGGCCGTCGCGTCCGGGGCCACCCGGCTGGAGGCTGCCGCGGTGGTCACCGAAGCCTCCACCTTGGACGGTGCTGGCCACGCGGTGGTGCGTGACCTGGCCACCGACGCGCCGGTCCACGTCGCGGCCCCGGACGGCAAACTGCTCGGCACGGTACGCCAGTGA
- a CDS encoding hemolysin family protein translates to MNSGHTTGTPLAAAAAATGLPDLQLLVIAAGLVVLAGIIAMTEAALVVVSPARAAELARDGSRSARALQIVAADAVRHVNLLLLLRLLCELTATTLVALVAVDTFGAGWTAALVTAGAMTVVSFVVVGVGPRTIGRQHAFVVARATAPLVRGLGRALNPLASLLILIGNAVTPGKGFREGPFATQIELRELVDLAEQRGVVEHGERQMIHSVFALGDTIAREVMVPRTEMVWIERHKTLRQALALFLRSGFSRIPVIGGNVDDVVGIIYLKDVVRRAHAVGPGSDEVPVVELMRPATFVPESKPVDDLLSEMQAARTHLVIVVDEYGGTGGLVTIEDILEEIVGEITDEYDVERPPVERLDDDRVRVTARLPVEDLGELFDVEISDDEVETVGGLMAHLLGRVPIPGAEVTVAGLRLVAEGTTGRRNRVDTVLVTRTVDRPAEPSAERTAAGKDHRHARAEERQHADA, encoded by the coding sequence GTGAACTCTGGCCATACCACCGGCACCCCGCTGGCCGCCGCTGCGGCAGCCACCGGGCTGCCGGACCTGCAACTGTTGGTCATCGCCGCCGGTCTGGTGGTGCTGGCCGGAATCATCGCGATGACCGAGGCGGCGCTGGTCGTCGTCTCCCCGGCCCGGGCCGCCGAGCTGGCCCGCGACGGCAGCCGTTCCGCCCGGGCTTTGCAGATCGTCGCCGCGGACGCGGTCCGGCACGTCAATCTGCTGCTGCTGCTCCGCCTGCTCTGCGAGCTGACCGCCACCACCCTGGTCGCGCTGGTCGCCGTGGACACCTTCGGTGCCGGCTGGACGGCGGCGCTGGTCACCGCCGGGGCGATGACCGTGGTCAGCTTCGTGGTGGTCGGGGTCGGCCCGCGCACGATCGGCCGCCAGCACGCCTTCGTCGTGGCGCGGGCGACCGCGCCGCTGGTGCGCGGTCTGGGCCGCGCCCTGAACCCGCTGGCCTCGCTGCTGATCCTGATCGGTAACGCGGTGACCCCGGGCAAGGGCTTCCGGGAAGGCCCCTTCGCCACTCAGATCGAGCTGCGGGAGCTGGTCGACCTGGCCGAGCAGCGCGGCGTCGTGGAGCACGGCGAGCGCCAGATGATCCATTCGGTGTTCGCGCTCGGCGACACCATCGCCCGTGAGGTGATGGTGCCGCGGACCGAGATGGTGTGGATCGAACGGCACAAGACGCTGCGCCAGGCGCTGGCGCTGTTCCTGCGGTCCGGCTTCTCCCGGATTCCGGTGATCGGCGGGAACGTCGACGACGTGGTGGGCATCATCTACCTCAAGGACGTGGTCCGTCGGGCCCACGCGGTCGGGCCGGGCAGCGACGAGGTCCCGGTGGTCGAGCTGATGCGTCCGGCGACGTTCGTGCCGGAGTCCAAGCCGGTGGACGACCTGCTCTCCGAGATGCAGGCCGCCCGCACCCACCTGGTGATCGTGGTCGACGAGTACGGTGGCACCGGGGGACTGGTCACCATCGAGGACATCCTGGAGGAGATCGTCGGCGAGATCACCGACGAGTACGATGTCGAGCGGCCACCGGTCGAACGACTCGACGACGATCGGGTACGGGTGACCGCCCGGCTGCCGGTCGAGGACCTCGGCGAGCTGTTCGACGTGGAGATCTCCGACGACGAGGTCGAGACGGTCGGCGGGTTGATGGCCCACCTGCTCGGCCGGGTGCCGATCCCCGGTGCGGAGGTCACCGTCGCCGGTCTCCGGCTGGTCGCCGAGGGCACCACCGGCCGGCGTAACCGGGTGGACACCGTCCTGGTCACCCGGACCGTGGACCGGCCGGCCGAGCCGTCGGCCGAGCGCACCGCCGCCGGCAAGGACCACCGTCATGCCAGAGCAGAGGAAAGGCAGCACGCAGATGCCTGA
- the ybeY gene encoding rRNA maturation RNase YbeY, giving the protein MSIEIANESGIDVDTDAVLAVARHALDEMGVNPLAELSVLLVDQDYMAELNHRWMGSDGPTDVLAFPMDEGSVDHGPGESSPDEPGLLGDIVLCPEVAAKQAATAGHAAADELHLLTVHGVLHLLGYDHAEPDEEREMFELQARLLYSWKEARAT; this is encoded by the coding sequence GTGTCCATCGAGATCGCCAACGAGTCCGGAATCGACGTCGACACCGACGCGGTGCTCGCCGTCGCCCGTCACGCGCTGGACGAGATGGGCGTCAACCCGCTCGCGGAGCTGTCGGTGCTGCTTGTCGACCAGGACTACATGGCCGAGCTCAACCACCGCTGGATGGGCAGCGACGGACCGACCGACGTACTCGCCTTCCCGATGGACGAGGGCAGCGTCGACCACGGCCCGGGGGAGTCGAGCCCGGACGAGCCGGGGCTGCTCGGCGACATCGTGCTCTGCCCGGAGGTGGCCGCCAAGCAGGCGGCCACCGCCGGGCACGCCGCCGCCGACGAGCTGCACCTGCTCACCGTGCACGGGGTGCTGCACCTGCTCGGCTACGACCACGCCGAGCCGGACGAGGAACGTGAGATGTTCGAGTTGCAGGCTCGCCTGCTCTACAGCTGGAAGGAAGCCCGGGCCACGTGA
- a CDS encoding PhoH family protein — protein sequence MTGTPPPGQARVQTRITVPDPQIMVNLLGAGDEILRLVEQSLASDVHVRGNEITITGVPSDNAVAERLFSELLELIAKGETLTTDAVRRTVGMLAQGGSERPADVLTLNILSRRGRTIRPKTLGQKRYVDAIDAHTIVFGIGPAGTGKTYLAMAKAVQALQAKQVNRIILTRPAVEAGERLGFLPGTLYEKIDPYLRPLYDALHDMLDPDSIPKLMAAGTIEVAPLAYMRGRTLNDAFIILDEAQNTTAEQMKMFLTRLGFGSRIVVTGDITQVDLPGGTSSGLRTVRDILTGLDDVHFAQLSSTDVVRHRLVSDIVDAYARWDADREAQQNQGVHAVQGRTAHGGRANRRR from the coding sequence ATGACCGGCACTCCACCTCCCGGGCAGGCCCGGGTGCAGACCAGGATCACCGTCCCGGACCCGCAGATCATGGTCAACCTGCTCGGCGCAGGCGACGAGATCCTGCGGCTGGTCGAGCAGTCCCTCGCCAGCGATGTCCACGTACGCGGCAACGAGATCACCATCACCGGTGTGCCGTCGGACAACGCGGTGGCCGAGCGGCTGTTCAGCGAGCTGCTCGAGCTCATCGCCAAGGGCGAGACGCTGACCACCGACGCGGTCCGGCGTACCGTCGGCATGCTGGCGCAGGGCGGCAGCGAGCGCCCCGCCGACGTGCTCACCCTCAACATCCTCTCCCGGCGCGGGCGGACCATCCGGCCCAAGACCCTGGGCCAGAAGCGGTACGTGGACGCGATCGACGCGCACACCATCGTCTTCGGCATCGGCCCCGCCGGTACCGGCAAGACCTACCTCGCGATGGCCAAGGCGGTGCAGGCCCTGCAGGCCAAGCAGGTCAACCGGATCATCCTCACCCGGCCGGCGGTCGAGGCCGGTGAGCGGCTCGGCTTCCTGCCCGGGACGCTCTACGAGAAGATCGACCCCTACCTGCGTCCGCTCTACGACGCGCTGCACGACATGCTCGACCCCGACTCCATCCCGAAGCTGATGGCGGCCGGCACCATCGAGGTCGCGCCGCTGGCCTACATGCGGGGTCGCACCCTCAACGACGCCTTCATCATCCTCGACGAGGCGCAGAACACCACGGCCGAGCAGATGAAGATGTTCCTGACCCGGCTCGGCTTCGGCTCCCGGATCGTGGTCACCGGCGACATCACCCAGGTCGACCTGCCCGGTGGCACCTCCAGCGGGCTGCGTACCGTTCGGGACATCCTCACCGGCCTGGACGATGTGCACTTCGCGCAGCTGTCCAGCACCGACGTGGTGCGCCACCGGCTGGTCAGTGACATCGTCGACGCGTACGCCCGGTGGGACGCCGACCGCGAGGCACAGCAGAATCAGGGCGTCCACGCGGTCCAGGGCCGGACCGCCCACGGTGGCCGGGCGAACCGGCGCCGATAG
- a CDS encoding histidine triad nucleotide-binding protein has translation MSDNCVFCRIAAGELPTTLLYDGANTVAFRDLHPQAPTHVLVIPKQHHPDVAALAAADPAVAGELLTTAAAVAQAEGLAADGFRLIFNTGRYAGQEVFHVHAHVLGGAPLGPLLSR, from the coding sequence GTGAGCGACAACTGTGTCTTCTGCCGGATCGCCGCCGGGGAACTGCCGACCACCCTGCTGTACGACGGGGCCAACACGGTCGCGTTCCGGGACCTCCACCCGCAGGCACCCACCCACGTGCTGGTGATACCGAAGCAGCACCACCCCGACGTCGCCGCGCTTGCCGCGGCCGACCCCGCCGTCGCGGGCGAGCTGTTGACCACGGCGGCCGCGGTGGCGCAGGCCGAAGGGCTGGCCGCCGACGGGTTCCGGTTGATCTTCAACACCGGCCGGTACGCCGGTCAGGAGGTGTTCCACGTGCACGCTCACGTGCTGGGTGGGGCACCACTCGGTCCGCTGCTGTCCCGTTGA